A genomic stretch from Salarias fasciatus chromosome 18, fSalaFa1.1, whole genome shotgun sequence includes:
- the LOC115405413 gene encoding myomesin-1-like has product MSQAVQVTQKKQTHQTHQEVQRVQQVKQVQQVQQVQQVQRVQQQQQHHYESSYHLSSKSSVQQQSFLSHKTSSHRLKAVVKTEKGQEVVELSPLPKRAKRTYLAMDTDKEVIGYVIPVFRADHDVVRGLMEAREDDVTEEGISYVAMRNLFVREAREAMEVKVEKKTRTTHIRESAERVELGKTMEEWSEFRKKMNPDSLTHRPEFIVKPRGQTIWEGNTVKLHCTVAGWPKPRIAWYKNNVLIDAKAHPEKYTTESNYNMHSLEIKNCDFLDTAQYCASALNIKGEVSSVATIVVKRFQECEEPGPLEPKPHGYSPEHGVTFQTTIIDKFEVAFGHEGETLSLGCTVIVYPTVKKYQPEVVWYRNSVPLKPSKWVHTHWSGERATLTLTHLNKEDEGMYTLRVNTKSGFDSYSAYVFVKDADVEVEGAPVAPLDVRCHDANKDYVVVTWKQPAVEGSSPILGYYIDKCEVGTHHWAQCNENPVKYARFPVTGLVEGRSYIFRVRAFNQEGVSHPSRVSEPVIAMDPSDRASLKAGPSAPFTGMIKFTEEDPTVGVIPGEPTDVVVTEATKSYQPPNPVVDSGNKGCRQAVYSAKGH; this is encoded by the exons ATGTCACAGGCAGTACAAGTGACGCAGAAGAAGCAGACTCACCAGACTCACCAGGAGGTGCAGCGGGTGCAACAGGTGaagcaggtgcagcaggtgcagcaggtgcagcaggtgcagcgggtgcagcagcagcagcagcatcactaTGAGAGCAGCTACCACCTGAGCAGCAAGTCCTCTGTTCAGCAGCAGTCCTTCCTGTCCCACAAGACCAGCAGCCATCG CCTGAAGGCTGTTGTGAAGACAGAGAAGGGCCAGGAGGTCGTTGAGCTGAGCCCACTGCCGAAGAGAGCCAAGCGTACCTACCTGGCGATGGACACGGACAAGGAAGTCATCGGCTACGTGATCCCGGTATTCAGAGCTGA TCACGATGTGGTTCGGGGTTTGATGGAGGCCCGTGAGGACGATGTGACAGAGGAGGGGATCAGTTATGTGGCCATGAGGAATCTGTTTGTGAGGGAGGCCCGGGAAGCTATGGAGGTCAAGGTGGAGAAGAAAACTAGAACCACACATATCAGGGAGTCTGCCGAACGAGTGGAGCTGGGAAAGACG ATGGAGGAATGGTCTGAGTTTCGTAAGAAGATGAACCCGGACAGCCTGACACACCGCCCCGAGTTCATCGTCAAGCCTCGCGGACAGACCATCTGGGAGGGCAACACTGTGAAGCTGCACTGCACCGTGGCAGGATGGCCCAAACCCCGGATCGCCTG GTACAAAAACAACGTCCTGATCGATGCCAAGGCCCACCCCGAAAAGTACACCACTGAGAGCAACTACAACATGCACTCCCTGGAAATCAAGAA CTGTGACTTCCTGGACACGGCGCAGTACTGTGCCTCGGCCCTCAACATTAAAGGAGAAGTTTCTTCTGTGGCCACCATCGTAGTGAAAA GGTTCCAGGAATGTGAAGAACCAGGTCCACTGGAACCAAAACCAC ACGGATACTCGCCTGAACATGGAGTCACCTTCCAAACAACCATCATCGACAAATTTGAGGTGGCTTTTGGCCATGAGGGGGAGACACTGAGTCTGGGCTGCACAGTCATTGTTTACCCCACTGTGAAGAAGTACCAGCCCGAGGTGGTGTGGTACAGAAACT CTGTGCCCTTGAAGCCCTCCAAATGGGTGCACACCCACTGGTCTGGGGAGCGTGCCACGCTCACCCTGACCCACCTCAACAAGGAGGACGAGGGCATGTACACGCTGCGTGTCAACACCAAGTCTGGATTCGACTCCTACTCTGCCTACGTGTTTGTTAaag ATGCTGATGTGGAGGTGGAAGGGGCCCCCGTGGCCCCCCTGGATGTGCGCTGCCATGATGCCAACAAGGACTATGTGGTGGTGACCTGGAAGCAGCCGGCGGTGGAGGGCAGCAGCCCCATCCTGGGCTACTACATCGACAA GTGCGAGGTGGGCACCCACCACTGGGCTCAGTGCAACGAAAACCCTGTCAAGTACGCCCGCTTCCCCGTCACGGGCCTGGTGGAGGGCCGCTCCTACATCTTCAGGGTTCGGGCGTTCAACCAGGAGGGCGTCAGCCACCCGTCCCGTGTGTCCGAGCCGGTGATAGCCATGGACCCCTCCGACAGAGCCAGCCTCAAAG CTGGACCGTCAGCACCGTTCACCGGGATGATCAAGTTCACAGAGGAGGATCCCACCG TGGGCGTCATCCCTGGAGAGCCCACCGATGTCGTGGTCACTGAAGCCACCAAGAGCTAC caacccccgaacccggtggtggacagcGGAaataagggctgccgtcaagcagTTTATTCAGCTAAAGGTCACTAG